Proteins from a genomic interval of Desulfovibrio desulfuricans:
- a CDS encoding AMP-binding protein, translated as MEEKVRERQAQFELREWTLGQVLDHTVARFPDNEALVYPDRNYRQTWSEFGALVDDFAKGLMALGVQKGEKVAVWATNVPYWVALQFATAKIGAILITVNTNYREHELRYLLTHSECENIFLIDSVRDHDYLDTLYRIAPELRLQSRDRFVCKSLPHLKRVCFLGAEKHRGMYSVPEILALSVMVDEAEYAARQALLQPWDVINMQYTSGTTGFPRGVMLTHVGVGLNGYWIGRHQNFGPEDRVCLPVPLFHCFGCVLGVSAAVNHGATMVILESFNALKVLAALDSERCTAVYGVPTMFLAELEHPLFKRFDLSHMRTGIMAGSVCPEPLMRRVVDDMNMTEITICYGLTEASPVMTQSDIHDPLSLRCETVGCAMPGIEVRVGDPDTCEELPRGEVGEILCRGYNVMKGYYNMPDDTAKAISPEGWLHSGDLGVMDENGYLRVTGRIKDMIIRGGENIYPREVEEFLMGMPGILDVQVVAVPSRKYGEEVAAFIIPRPGVEILPEDVRDFCRGKVSWYKIPKYIKTITGFPLTASGKIQKFKLREMAAEFWPEPMQR; from the coding sequence ATGGAAGAAAAAGTTCGTGAGCGTCAGGCGCAGTTTGAACTGCGCGAATGGACGTTGGGGCAGGTGCTTGACCACACTGTGGCGCGCTTTCCCGATAATGAAGCCCTGGTATACCCTGACCGCAACTATCGCCAGACCTGGAGCGAGTTTGGCGCTCTGGTGGACGATTTCGCCAAAGGGCTGATGGCTCTTGGCGTGCAGAAGGGTGAAAAGGTCGCAGTATGGGCCACCAACGTGCCGTACTGGGTGGCATTGCAATTCGCCACGGCAAAAATCGGCGCCATACTTATTACGGTAAACACCAATTACCGTGAACACGAGCTGCGCTATCTGCTCACCCACTCCGAGTGCGAAAATATTTTTCTTATCGACAGCGTGCGCGACCACGATTATCTGGACACGCTCTACCGCATTGCGCCTGAGCTGCGTTTGCAGTCGCGCGACAGGTTTGTGTGCAAAAGCCTGCCGCACCTCAAGCGCGTGTGCTTTCTGGGGGCGGAAAAGCACCGGGGCATGTATTCCGTGCCGGAAATACTCGCCCTTTCCGTCATGGTGGACGAGGCGGAATACGCCGCCCGTCAGGCCCTGCTCCAGCCGTGGGATGTCATCAACATGCAGTACACCTCGGGCACCACGGGCTTTCCGCGCGGAGTCATGCTGACCCATGTGGGCGTGGGGCTGAACGGGTACTGGATTGGTCGCCACCAGAATTTCGGCCCGGAAGACAGGGTGTGTCTGCCGGTGCCGCTGTTCCACTGCTTCGGCTGCGTGCTTGGCGTCTCCGCCGCAGTGAACCACGGCGCGACCATGGTTATCCTTGAGTCGTTCAACGCGCTCAAGGTGCTGGCTGCGCTCGACAGCGAACGCTGCACGGCTGTGTACGGCGTGCCTACCATGTTTCTGGCAGAGCTGGAGCATCCGCTTTTCAAGCGTTTTGACCTTTCGCACATGCGCACCGGCATCATGGCTGGTTCCGTCTGCCCCGAGCCGCTCATGCGCCGCGTGGTGGACGACATGAACATGACGGAAATCACCATCTGCTACGGCCTTACGGAAGCTTCGCCTGTGATGACCCAGTCGGACATTCACGATCCCCTGTCGCTGCGCTGCGAAACCGTGGGTTGCGCCATGCCTGGCATTGAAGTGCGCGTGGGCGACCCCGATACCTGCGAGGAACTGCCGCGCGGCGAGGTGGGCGAAATCCTCTGCCGTGGCTACAATGTCATGAAGGGCTACTACAATATGCCCGATGACACGGCCAAGGCCATCAGCCCCGAAGGCTGGTTGCATTCCGGCGATCTGGGCGTTATGGACGAAAACGGCTACCTGCGTGTGACAGGCCGCATCAAGGATATGATTATCCGTGGCGGCGAAAATATCTATCCGCGTGAGGTTGAAGAGTTCCTTATGGGCATGCCCGGCATTCTGGACGTGCAGGTTGTGGCTGTTCCCAGCCGCAAGTACGGCGAAGAGGTCGCGGCCTTCATCATCCCCCGCCCCGGTGTGGAAATTCTGCCGGAAGACGTGCGCGATTTTTGTCGCGGCAAGGTGTCGTGGTATAAAATACCCAAGTACATCAAAACAATAACAGGGTTCCCGCTTACGGCCAGCGGCAAGATCCAGAAGTTCAAGCTGCGCGAAATGGCCGCAGAATTCTGGCCAGAGCCCATGCAACGCTAA